One window from the genome of Aestuariirhabdus litorea encodes:
- the rplQ gene encoding 50S ribosomal protein L17, which produces MRHRKSGRKLNRTSSHRKAMFQNMTCSLVEHEVIKTTLPKAKELRRVAEPMITLAKQDSVANRRLAFDRLRDKAAVGKLFSEIGPRYAERPGGYIRILKCGFRAGDQAPMAFVELVDRPVAEEAASEE; this is translated from the coding sequence ATGCGTCATCGCAAGAGTGGTAGAAAGCTTAACCGCACCAGCTCGCACCGTAAGGCCATGTTCCAGAACATGACCTGTTCACTGGTCGAGCATGAAGTGATCAAGACCACGTTACCCAAGGCTAAAGAGCTGCGTCGTGTAGCTGAGCCGATGATCACCCTGGCCAAGCAGGACTCAGTAGCTAACCGTCGTCTGGCGTTCGATCGCCTGCGCGACAAGGCTGCTGTAGGCAAGCTGTTCAGTGAAATCGGTCCTCGCTACGCGGAGCGTCCCGGTGGTTATATCCGCATTCTCAAGTGTGGATTCCGTGCCGGTGACCAGGCCCCTATGGCCTTCGTCGAGCTGGTCGATCGCCCGGTAGCCGAAGAGGCTGCTAGCGAAGAGTAA